In the Nodosilinea sp. PGN35 genome, one interval contains:
- the purN gene encoding phosphoribosylglycinamide formyltransferase, producing the protein MIDLISPFLDAMPDAPVLISPPLPADWPRFEQPLKLGVMASGSGSNLEAIARAIDRGELHAKIQVVVYNNPNAGVAERSARLGLPAVLLNHRHYPSREVLDQDIVAVLQTHDVSWVIMAGWMRCVTAVLIDAFPNRVLNIHPSLLPSFPGLRAVEQALAAGVTVAGCTVHHVELAVDSGPVVVQAAVPVLPDDTPTSLQTRIQQQEHRIYPAAIALAALGCDARTDGGTNCP; encoded by the coding sequence ATGATAGACCTCATTTCCCCGTTTCTCGATGCTATGCCGGATGCGCCCGTTCTGATTTCACCGCCCCTGCCCGCCGACTGGCCCAGATTTGAGCAGCCCCTCAAGCTGGGAGTTATGGCTTCGGGCAGCGGCAGCAACCTGGAGGCGATCGCCCGGGCCATCGATCGAGGCGAGCTGCACGCCAAAATTCAGGTGGTGGTGTACAACAACCCAAACGCTGGAGTCGCCGAGCGCTCGGCCCGCCTGGGGCTGCCCGCCGTGCTGCTCAACCACCGTCACTATCCCAGCCGCGAAGTCCTAGATCAAGATATTGTGGCCGTGCTCCAGACCCACGACGTCAGCTGGGTGATCATGGCGGGCTGGATGCGGTGCGTTACAGCGGTGTTGATTGACGCTTTTCCCAACCGGGTGCTGAACATCCATCCCAGTCTGCTGCCCAGTTTTCCGGGTCTGCGGGCGGTGGAGCAAGCCCTAGCCGCCGGGGTCACCGTGGCGGGCTGCACCGTGCATCACGTAGAGCTGGCCGTGGACAGCGGCCCCGTGGTTGTGCAGGCCGCAGTGCCGGTTTTGCCCGACGACACGCCAACCAGTCTGCAAACCCGCATTCAGCAGCAGGAACACCGAATTTACCCGGCAGCGATCGCCCTGGCGGCCCTGGGATGCGATGCCAGGACGGATGGTGGCACAAATTGCCCCTAG
- the leuC gene encoding 3-isopropylmalate dehydratase large subunit gives MSKGTLFDKVWDLHTVGTLPSGQTQLFIGLHLVHEVTSPQAFAMVRERQLQVMYPDRTVATVDHIVPTESQARPFADPLAEAMMQALEQNCQEHNIRFYNIGSGSQGIVHVIAPEQGLTQPGMTIACGDSHTSTHGAFGAIAFGIGTSQVRDVLASQTLALGKLKVRRIEVNGVLQPGVYAKDVILHIIRTLGVKGGVGYAYEFAGTAIEAMSMEERMTLCNMAIEGGARCGYVNPDQITYDYLQGRDFAPQGEAWEEAVAWWHTLRSDADADYDDVVVMNAADIAPTITWGITPGQGIAIGETLPTPDSLPAEDQVLAQEAFAYMDLTPGQSLKGTAVDVCFIGSCTNGRISDLREAAKIAQGHRVAAGVKAFVVPGSERVKQQAEAEGLDKIFTAAGFEWREAGCSMCLAMNPDKLQGRQISASSSNRNFKGRQGSASGRTLLMSPAMVAAAAVAGQVTDVREYLPLR, from the coding sequence ATGAGCAAGGGTACGCTGTTCGACAAAGTCTGGGATTTGCACACCGTTGGTACCCTGCCCTCGGGGCAGACCCAGCTGTTTATCGGGCTGCACCTGGTGCACGAGGTCACCAGCCCCCAGGCCTTTGCCATGGTGCGTGAACGCCAGCTCCAGGTGATGTACCCTGATCGCACCGTCGCCACGGTCGACCACATCGTGCCCACCGAGAGCCAGGCCCGTCCCTTCGCCGACCCCCTGGCCGAGGCGATGATGCAGGCCCTGGAGCAGAACTGCCAGGAGCACAACATTCGCTTCTACAACATCGGTTCCGGCAGCCAGGGCATTGTCCACGTGATTGCCCCCGAGCAGGGGCTGACCCAGCCGGGCATGACGATCGCCTGCGGCGACAGCCACACCTCCACCCACGGGGCCTTTGGGGCGATCGCCTTTGGTATTGGCACCAGCCAGGTGCGCGACGTGCTGGCCTCCCAAACCCTGGCTTTGGGCAAGCTCAAGGTGCGCCGCATCGAGGTCAACGGCGTGCTCCAGCCGGGGGTCTACGCCAAAGACGTGATTCTGCACATTATTCGCACCCTGGGGGTGAAGGGCGGGGTGGGCTACGCCTACGAGTTTGCCGGTACGGCGATTGAGGCCATGTCCATGGAAGAGCGCATGACCCTGTGTAATATGGCGATCGAAGGGGGGGCCCGCTGCGGCTACGTCAACCCCGACCAGATCACCTACGACTATCTCCAGGGGCGCGACTTTGCCCCCCAGGGGGAAGCTTGGGAGGAGGCCGTCGCCTGGTGGCACACCCTGCGCAGTGACGCCGACGCCGACTACGACGATGTGGTGGTAATGAACGCCGCCGACATTGCCCCCACCATCACCTGGGGCATCACCCCCGGCCAGGGCATCGCCATCGGCGAAACCCTGCCCACCCCCGACAGCCTGCCCGCCGAAGACCAGGTGCTGGCCCAGGAGGCCTTTGCCTACATGGATCTCACCCCCGGGCAGAGCCTCAAGGGCACCGCCGTGGACGTGTGCTTCATTGGCAGCTGCACCAACGGGCGTATCAGCGACCTGCGGGAGGCGGCGAAGATTGCCCAGGGTCACCGGGTGGCGGCGGGGGTCAAAGCCTTTGTAGTACCCGGTTCCGAGCGGGTAAAGCAGCAGGCCGAAGCTGAGGGGTTAGACAAAATCTTTACCGCCGCTGGCTTTGAGTGGCGCGAGGCGGGCTGCTCCATGTGCCTGGCTATGAACCCCGACAAGCTCCAGGGGCGGCAGATCAGCGCGTCGTCGTCCAATCGAAATTTTAAGGGGCGGCAGGGGTCGGCCTCGGGCCGCACGCTGCTCATGAGCCCGGCCATGGTAGCGGCGGCGGCGGTGGCGGGCCAGGTCACCGATGTACGCGAGTACCTGCCGCTGCGGTAG
- a CDS encoding Crp/Fnr family transcriptional regulator, with the protein MSASATSAARNATLDLRSHQTFIQLLEQLYRERALVPFAAGRPIPLRGDEVLIICRGVVQLFTIQHDGSETLLGLAGPSMPIGLPLTTVDPYWATALTDVDVLSLPMAEIEASSVLMAGMFRNLTLRMQQAEAWLALSGKRLVADRLKHFLLMLAKDFGHVEPSGIRIPMRLTHHQLATAIGTTRVTVTRLLKDFKEEGWLTIDQRQILLQLDPRFPANQLLNPLAQRP; encoded by the coding sequence GTGTCTGCAAGCGCAACCTCCGCTGCCCGCAATGCCACCCTTGATCTCCGCAGCCATCAAACCTTCATTCAGCTCTTAGAGCAGCTCTACCGCGAGCGGGCTCTGGTGCCTTTTGCTGCGGGGCGGCCCATTCCCCTACGCGGCGATGAGGTGCTGATCATCTGTCGAGGGGTGGTTCAACTTTTCACCATTCAGCACGATGGCAGCGAAACACTGCTGGGCCTCGCCGGGCCATCCATGCCCATCGGCCTACCCTTGACCACCGTTGATCCCTACTGGGCTACCGCCCTCACCGATGTCGATGTGCTGTCGCTACCCATGGCCGAAATTGAAGCCTCCTCGGTGCTGATGGCGGGCATGTTTCGCAACTTGACCCTGAGAATGCAGCAGGCCGAAGCCTGGCTGGCCCTCTCGGGAAAGCGGCTGGTGGCCGATCGCCTCAAGCACTTTTTGCTCATGCTGGCCAAAGACTTTGGCCATGTCGAGCCCAGCGGCATTCGGATTCCCATGCGGCTAACCCACCATCAGTTGGCCACCGCCATTGGTACCACCCGCGTTACCGTCACCCGCCTGCTCAAAGACTTTAAGGAGGAGGGCTGGTTGACCATCGACCAGCGTCAGATCTTACTCCAGCTTGACCCCCGGTTTCCAGCCAATCAGCTCTTGAACCCGTTGGCACAGCGGCCCTAG